GAGCGACGATTTGACGGGTTCCGAGGTGCCCAGCGGGTGTGGGCGGCGGGTCTCGCTAAAGCGCCGCAACAGCGACTCGTCGCTGGCTTCCAGGAAGATGACGGTGGTAGGCATGATGCGCCGCACCGATTGCAGCATGGCGGGCAGCTTGCCCAGCTTGACGCCCTCGCGGACGTCCACCACCAGGGCGGTGCGCTCGATCTCGGCGGACTGCTTCGCCAGTTCCGCGAAGCGTGGAAGCAACTCGACCGGCAGGTTATCCACCGCGTAGTAACCCAGGTCCTCGAAGGCCTTGAGCACGGACGCCTTGCCCGATCCGCTCATGCCAGTGATGAGCACCAGCTCGGGACGGCGCGCGCTGGGCGCGCCCTTGCGCCGGGCCACGATTGGCTCAGACTTCTGGGGAGCCTTGCGGCGGACCGCCATAGGCCGATGGTATCACCGCGGCCCCGGTCCGGAGCGCGGAGGCGGGTTGCGGAGCAGGTTCACGATGTCCTCGTGACCGTTGCGGGCGGCCTCGGAGATGGCGGTGCGGCCGTTGCGGGCGCGCAGGTTGGGATCCGCACCCTGCTCGAGCAGCAGAGTGACCATGTCAATATGCCCGCGGCCCGCCGCCAGCATCAGCCCGGTGATGCCGCTACTGGTGGCGGCATTGACGCGGGCGCCGCGCCCCAGGAGCACGCGCGCGCTGTCCAGGTCGTCGTGGTCGGCGGCCAGGAGCAGGGGCGTGCGGCCATCGACGGCACGCGCGTTGGGGTCGGCGCCGCGCTCCAGCAGGACGCCGGCGAGAGCGCTCCAGCCCTGCGCGACGGTATGGTGCAGCGCGGTCCAGCCGCGGCGGTCGCGTCCGTTGACGAATGCCGGCAACCGGCTGGGCGGCTCGGCATCGAGCAGGATGTCCACCACCGCCGCGTGGCCCTCGGCGGCGGCGAACATCAGCAGGGTGCGGCCGTCGGGATCGCGGACAGCGAGCGATGCCCCATGCGCGACCAGTGTCTTCACGGCGTCGGCGTGGTTATTCAGCACAGCCTCGGTCAGTGCCGACCAGCCGTTCTTGTCCACCAGGTTGATCTCCGCATGCCGGACCAACAACAGCTTGATGACCTCGACGTTGCCGGCCTCGGCCGCGGTCATGAGGGCGGTCCAGCCGCCGGAGTCCTCGCGGTTGACGTCCGCTCCCGCCTTGAGCAGCGCCTGGACGACCGCGGGATTGGGCGATTCCGCAGCGTGCATCAGCGCCGTGGTGCCGAAGTTGTCGGCGGCATTGGGGTCCGCGCCCTGGGCGAGCAGGGCGCGGACCGCCGCCGGCTTCTCGTCGTCCGCCGCGGCGATCAGCTGTTCATTGAGCTGGGCGCGCTGGGCGTCGGAGATCCCCTTCTTTGCGGTGGATGGCTTCTGTGCGCTCGCGGAAGCCAGGCAGGCGAACACGACGGCAGCGATCTGGAGGGCGCGCCACATCCCGCACAGTATCGCGCTGCCCGCGCGCGCACTCCACGGAAATCTCGACAAAAACAGGCACATCGCTGTGCCCCTCTGAGCTGCGGATGTCGCCAGCAAGACCTATCCCGCCGCCGGCTTGGAGAACGATTGGATGGCTTCCGTCTCGTCGTCCTTCATATCGATGAATTTATCCAGACGGGTGAGCTTCAACACGTCGCGGACGGTCTTGTTCGGGCTTAAGAACTTCAACTCCCCGTTCTGCTTGCGCAGCGAAGTATAGGCGCCGAACAGGTCGCCGATCCCGGAGCTGTCGATGTAGGCCACTTTCTTCAGGTTCAGCAGGATGCGCGTGTGGCCCTCATGGGCGAGGCTGCGGATGAGATCGCTGAGCTTGGCGCCGCTGCCCGCGCCAAAAGCGACTGCCTCGCCCAGACTTATGCGTCCGCTTAGATCGAGGATGGTGACGTCTCCGGTGCGGCGAACGGTGTGCTCGAGCATGCCTACCTCCTAAGCGCTTCCCCGCGAGACGCGGCCGGTCACGGCAGCACCTGATAGCGGGTGACCATACCCATGTCCATGTGGTCGGAGATGTGACAGTGGTAGAGCCAGATGCCGGGAGCGTCGGGGACCATGTCCACGGTGTCCATTTGTGCCGGGCTGAGGGCGATAACGTCGGTGCGCCGGCCGTGGTCGAGCACCACGTTGCCGTGCCAGTGGGGAGTGTGGAAGTTGATCCCTTCGCCCAAGGTCACCAGATACCAGCGGACGCGCTCACCAAGCTTCATGCTGGTCATCGGCCCGTTTCCAGCCAGATAGCCGTTGATGGTGGACTTGAAATTGGA
The window above is part of the Terriglobia bacterium genome. Proteins encoded here:
- a CDS encoding ankyrin repeat domain-containing protein, translated to MWRALQIAAVVFACLASASAQKPSTAKKGISDAQRAQLNEQLIAAADDEKPAAVRALLAQGADPNAADNFGTTALMHAAESPNPAVVQALLKAGADVNREDSGGWTALMTAAEAGNVEVIKLLLVRHAEINLVDKNGWSALTEAVLNNHADAVKTLVAHGASLAVRDPDGRTLLMFAAAEGHAAVVDILLDAEPPSRLPAFVNGRDRRGWTALHHTVAQGWSALAGVLLERGADPNARAVDGRTPLLLAADHDDLDSARVLLGRGARVNAATSSGITGLMLAAGRGHIDMVTLLLEQGADPNLRARNGRTAISEAARNGHEDIVNLLRNPPPRSGPGPR
- a CDS encoding STAS domain-containing protein, encoding MLEHTVRRTGDVTILDLSGRISLGEAVAFGAGSGAKLSDLIRSLAHEGHTRILLNLKKVAYIDSSGIGDLFGAYTSLRKQNGELKFLSPNKTVRDVLKLTRLDKFIDMKDDETEAIQSFSKPAAG